The genome window CAACGCGGTGGTGTCGCGATTCCCTATTTTGGACTCGGGCGAGTGGACCGATCCGGCCGTGGCCAACCGCACGTTCGTGTGGGCGCGGATCGACGTGCCCGGCTCCGCGGATCTCTACGCGATCAGCGTGCACCTCCTCACGACCAACGTGGGGGATCGCGAGCGGCAGGCGCGGGCGCTGGTCGACCTCGTGGAGCGCCTCCCCGCGGGCACCCACGTCGTGCTCGGCGGGGACCTCAACACGGCGAGCCGCACCGAGTCGACGCTGACGGTGCTCGGGCAGGTGGTGGTCACGAGCGGGCCCTACCCCGTGGATCAGGCCGGAAATGGGAACACGAACACCCCACGATCGCGGCCCTACGACTGGGTGCTCGCCTCGAACGCGCTCGACACGTGCAAGGCCCCGGTCTCGATAGGCGCCGCGTCGTTCTCGGGCGGGCTCGTCTTCGACTCACGGGTCTACTCACCGCTCGTCGACGTCGCGCCGGTGGAGCCCTCGGACAGCGACTCGCCGCTCCAGCACATGGCGGTCGTGCGCGACTTCACGCTCCCACGCTGAGCCTCGGTCACCCGCGGTCGCACCGCGGGGCTCGAGTGGTCGGTGCAAATCCTGGTTCGCACGGTCCCGCGCCCGCGGGCTGAAGCCCGGGGCAGGGAGAGCACGGTGGTGGTGCGCGAAGCCCGCCGCAGCGGCGGGCTCTTTCGGCTCTCGTCGCACCTTCACGGCGAGCCCGCCCCGCGGGCTTTGAGCGGGTTGATCCCTAGATTTCACTGCCCCGGGCTTCAGCCCGCGGGCAGGTATCTTGCGCTTGGCCCGCAATCTGGATTTGCACCCTCGAGTGGTAGACTCGGGGGATGGTGCAGCACATTCCGGCCGCCTACGTGCTCGACCCCGAGGACCCCCGCGCCCCCACGCGCGAGCAGTGGGACGCCATGACGCCGAGAGAGCGCGACCGCGTGGTCGACGCCTTGCCCACCAGCCTGCCCATCGAGCTTCACCCTCCGGAGGGCGATCTTCACCGCAAGACCAAGCAGGGCGCGCTGGGAACCCTGGACGATTTCTTCCGACGCGCGGGGCGTCGCATCTACCTCTCGTCCGAGCTCGCCGTGTTCTATCCGGGCGAGCGGAGCTTCGTCCCCGATCTTCTCGCCGTGCTCGACGTCGACCCCCACGACCGCATGCGGTGGGTGGTGTCCAAAGAAGAGCGCGGGCTCGACTTCGTGCTCGAGGTCATCGTCGCCGGTCGCGCCAGCAAAGATCTCGAGCACAACGTCGAGCGTTACGCGCGCCTCGGGATCGCCGAGTACTTCGTCTTCGATCGCCCGAGCTGCCGCTTGCACGGGCACACGCTCGGTCCGGGTCGTCCGGACGCGTACCGGCGTGTCGTCCCGCAGGCGGGCCGGTACGAGTCGAAGGTGCTCGGGCTCGATCTCGTGCTCGACGGCGACAAGCTCCGCTTCTTCGCGGGCAACGCCGCGCTGGAGGACACGGACGAGGTCATCGCGCGGCTGGGCGGAATGCTCGACAAGGTGCTCGCCCGCGAGGAAGACGCGCTCGCCCGCGCAGAGGCCGAGCGGCGCCGCGCAGAGCAAGAAGCCTCCCGCGCAGAGCAAGAAGCCTCCCGCGCAGAGGCGGCGGAGGCGCGGGCGCAGGAAGCGAAGCGCTTGCTCGACGAGGCCTTGGCGGAGCTCGCGCGACTCAAGCGATGAGCCCGCGAGGTGATGCCTCGCGTCGGCGCTCGTCAGCTCGCGCTCAGGTCGCGTTGACCTTCGCGGGCTCGCCCTTCGTGGGTCCGGCCTTGGGGAGCTCCGCGGCCGTTCGCGGCCCACCTGACGAGGCGCGCAGCGCGCCGATCATCGCGAGCATCGCCATCAGCGCGATGGGGAGGAGCACCTGCGGGATGACCCCGACGACCTCGAGCAGCATGAGCAGCGCGAGCAGCGCGATGCGCCCACGCGTGTAGAGTACACGGACACGCGGGGTGAGCCAGCCGAGCGCGAGATCCGTGGGGAGGAGCGCGAGGAGCACCCAGTTTTTGTGGGTCTCCACGTACGCGCACGTGAGCGCGACCAGATCGATCGTGAGCGCCAGCCCGCCGAGAAAGACCCCGATCGCCTTCAGCGTGAGGCCGAGCGCCTTGCCCGACGGGTCTCGTCGGGAGAGCCCCGCGGCGCCCCACAAGAGCAAGCCGAGCAAGACGAAGAGCACCCGGCCCGCGGCGACGCTCCTGTCGAGGCGATACTCGACGCGCTCGTGGACGGTCACGGGCTTCACCCCGAAGCGGTCGGCGACCGCGTCGCGCAGCTTGAAGGGGAGCATCTGGGCCTCCCACGTGGAGGGATAGCGCTCGTTCGCGACGCCGGACGTGAGCTCCACGGCGGCGAGCTCGAGCGGGTGGCCCGCGAGGCCCTGCTGCATGAGCTCACGCAGCGTGGCGTCTTTGGTCGCGGTCGCGTCTCTCCGGAGGTGATCCCCGCTGGCGTCGTTCAGCACATCGCGGACCCGGGTCGCGCAGTTGGCGGTGGCCGGGTGGTAGGCGTAGGCGTCGCCACGCGCGGCGCTGCCCTCGACCGCCTCGATGAGCCGCTTCGCCTCCTCGGGGCTGAGCGGGAGGCGCTGCCTCTCGATGGTGCGATCTTGCCCGCGGAAGGTGTCGAGGACGACCTGCAGCGGGATCTTCGCCGTGATGAAGATCGGCTTCCCTCGATACGAGTGCCAGAACATCCCGTCGGCGACGTCGGCGCGAGGAACGCCGAAGTCGTAGCAGTCGCCGACGACGTCCTTGGCGAGCCTCGCCGACTTCTCATTGGCGCCCGGCACCACCGTCGCCGCGTCCATGACGCAGAGCAGGCTGTGGCCGTAGCGGGCGTACAGATAAGGCCCTTCACCGATCGTATAGAGCTCGACGATCCGCTCGCCGGCCGCCCGCGCCGTGCCGGCTCCGAGGCCAAGCGTCAGGGTAAGCGTGAACGCGGCCACGACGAGACGGACGAGACGGAAAGGAGCGAGGCGCCGGAGGACGTCTGCCGGCCGCCGACCACGTCCGCGTGACGAGACGACCCATGCGAAGTGCCGAATC of Myxococcales bacterium contains these proteins:
- a CDS encoding endonuclease/exonuclease/phosphatase family protein, yielding MGSTKRAPSSAAALFVVGLVACGGAATPASDAGADAPLASLDSSVPDAAPAPEAGVDAGPDARDSEAEASPEAGPVTCGAEKLRVVAGNLAGAGGTYDDARGVRILSGLRPDVALLQEVRYGDNSATAQRAFVDAAFGPTYTYIRGRITGAVDIPNAVVSRFPILDSGEWTDPAVANRTFVWARIDVPGSADLYAISVHLLTTNVGDRERQARALVDLVERLPAGTHVVLGGDLNTASRTESTLTVLGQVVVTSGPYPVDQAGNGNTNTPRSRPYDWVLASNALDTCKAPVSIGAASFSGGLVFDSRVYSPLVDVAPVEPSDSDSPLQHMAVVRDFTLPR
- a CDS encoding Uma2 family endonuclease codes for the protein MVQHIPAAYVLDPEDPRAPTREQWDAMTPRERDRVVDALPTSLPIELHPPEGDLHRKTKQGALGTLDDFFRRAGRRIYLSSELAVFYPGERSFVPDLLAVLDVDPHDRMRWVVSKEERGLDFVLEVIVAGRASKDLEHNVERYARLGIAEYFVFDRPSCRLHGHTLGPGRPDAYRRVVPQAGRYESKVLGLDLVLDGDKLRFFAGNAALEDTDEVIARLGGMLDKVLAREEDALARAEAERRRAEQEASRAEQEASRAEAAEARAQEAKRLLDEALAELARLKR
- a CDS encoding DUF4105 domain-containing protein, with protein sequence MAAFTLTLTLGLGAGTARAAGERIVELYTIGEGPYLYARYGHSLLCVMDAATVVPGANEKSARLAKDVVGDCYDFGVPRADVADGMFWHSYRGKPIFITAKIPLQVVLDTFRGQDRTIERQRLPLSPEEAKRLIEAVEGSAARGDAYAYHPATANCATRVRDVLNDASGDHLRRDATATKDATLRELMQQGLAGHPLELAAVELTSGVANERYPSTWEAQMLPFKLRDAVADRFGVKPVTVHERVEYRLDRSVAAGRVLFVLLGLLLWGAAGLSRRDPSGKALGLTLKAIGVFLGGLALTIDLVALTCAYVETHKNWVLLALLPTDLALGWLTPRVRVLYTRGRIALLALLMLLEVVGVIPQVLLPIALMAMLAMIGALRASSGGPRTAAELPKAGPTKGEPAKVNAT